One Ostrea edulis chromosome 6, xbOstEdul1.1, whole genome shotgun sequence genomic window, agcaaattcatattcaagtatgtttttcatcttaaaataatacacaatatatatcattttcattttgctcgacaaatgcgcacatcttttcctgagcaataatctgtatgatatttggcagttttcaggcttattttgaaaaaaaggcgggaaatgtcttattcatgatgtcataatgccaTCCAATTAAGAATACCAtaatgattttgttgacatagtatacctggcatatattttactttcttaaaacgctgattaaggttaattccagacacattttatagagagaaattttttgggccttttcatgtatacaatcgtaccttgttctttcatcaaagatgtaatttaatacaattcaaatgacaaggcATGTCACAACAGTGTGACATATAGTTTCACAAACTTAgcaccaaattttatttttctaacaTGTACATATCTACAAATTCAATAATTTAGTTCTTTGTTCATGGGGTTCAAATGCATTTGAGGGAGTTAGTTCCCTTTCTTCTATTACATTTAAATATGCAATGAAGTGAGCCAGTCCTTACCAAAACGTTTCATGATCTTCGCCATCCAACCCACTCCCTCTCTGCATGGTGTGCACTACAGAACAGAACACTATATTTTACTCAAACCTCCATATAGGTTCATAACATAATTCTAATCATTTATTGCTCATTTCTAATTTTCCAACTATTAGTCATTGTAGAAGCTCTTAAACTGATGTCAGCCAAAATTGACAATTAGTTCTTCTACTGctgtacaaataaaaatatactagATCATGCctcaaaaaaattatgaaaatgttcatCATCATCAATATTATTATGAAAGTGTTCATCATCATCAATATTGTTATGAAAGCGTTCATCATCATCAATATTGTTATGAAAGTGTTCATCATCATCAATATTGCTGTCACCCTTAGATGTTAAATTCTGTATTTTCCCCGACAATACACtcagtaatatatatatatatattcgatcCTTACCTGACCACAGCTCTCGTGCTTGTAGAACTCAATCAGTCGAGAGATACACCTGATGACATCAGCATCTTTATTCATGACAATGACCGCGGCCGTACCAAGCGCTGTCTGAGCCTGGACCAAAGCATCAAAGTCCATCATCACATCCGTGCACACGCTGTAAAGCAAGAAATAATTACTCTTACAAAATCTCATCACACATCcgtgcacacacacacacacactgtaaaGCAAGAAAAAATTACTCTTACAGAATCTCATCACACATCCGTGCACACACTGTAAAGCAAGAAAAATTTACTCTTACAGAATCTCATCACTCATCcgtgcacacacacacagtaaagCAAGAAATAATAACTAATATTGTCACAAAATCTCTTCACTCAGAAAAAACTGTATGATTTAGAATACAAtgtgaacaagaggtactgtgagcaatgctcactaagaatacccccccgcttaccccaatctcccaaagggtggcATGAcaaaaccgaaccatattgctacttcgatgtccagtgcgcgtgacctttgaccttttgaccccaaaatcgatagggaacatcttcatcccatgggtagtccatatgtatgatatggtgactgtaggtggaaaggataacgctttagagcccggaaaccatattgctacttcgatgtccagtgtgcttgacctttggaccccaagatcgatagggaacatcttcatcccatgggtagtccatatgtatgatatggtgactgtaggtggaaaggataacgctttagagcccggaaaccatattgctacttcgatgtccagtgtgcttgacctttgaccttttgaccccaaaatcgatagggaacatcttcatcccatgggtagtccatatatatgatatggtgacggtaggtgaaaagaataatgctttagagcccggaaaccattgcgtctacagacagacggacggacagacggacaacccgattccagtataccccccccccccccacaacttgttgcggggggtataaaaatgtcaATTTCCATTATTACTCCTTCAATCTGAATTACCGTAAATTCAGTACAGTGAAAAATAATAGCTTAGATGAAGCAAACAACTGAAGATTGTGAATATGATTATCAAGATGGGTTCATGAAACATAATGCATCCAACAATGGGTAAGTGCTACTGTGGAGATTATGACCTTTTAAGTCACAGAAGTGCCTATCTATGTTCCATAAGATCAAGGTTTCAGTCATGGACAGACTGAGATCTTTTAACTTGGGAGTGATGATAAAATGTTTCAAGTAAAGGTTCTTTTCAGAGGGCTGAGTGTGGTGGGTAGAAGATTACCTTTACCATTATATACTGTGACTTTTCCCACaaagtttacaaaatgctgaacTTGTCTGTATATCAATGCTCACCTTTTGGGTATGATGGGGGTAGAGGAACCCCCTGGGATGACCCCCAGGAGGTTGTCCCAGCCCCCGATGACTCCCCCGGCGTGCCGCTCTATCAGCTCCTTTAATGTGATAGACATCTCCTCCTCCACAGTCACTGGGTTATTGACTTGTCCAGAGATGTTGAACAGctaaacagcaaaacaatcatcAGTATTAACCATGTTGTAAAATCACTGAAGATGAAGTCTAAAGAGCACTTCCTGATTAAAGaacatttcatcattataatgGGACATGAAACCACTTCCACATTTGAGAGTTTGTTAAATATAGGCAAGTGATACTGTATGAGAAAATGTCTACTTTAGTTCTCTTGTTTTGAAGCCTATAAACTCTTTTCACTTTTGTTCACTATTTTTGGAGTCTATAAATAGAATGACTTACTTTGGTTCCCCTGTTTCTTTCTCGCCCAAATCCAGCAAACCACTCTCCGCCTCTTCTGCAGATTACCTgaagaaataaatattgaattagttgaacattttcaatgctGTTTTGTGAAAGTTCTTTTTAAATTGATCTTAATCACCATAAAAGTAGTAGACAGAAACACTTACTGGAGCCACGGCGACCGTCTCTACATTTGCAACAGTGGTGGGACACCCAAACACCCCAACGTCAGCTGGGAATGGGGGCTTTAAGCGGGGCTTGCCAGCTTTACCCTCCAACGACTCAATTAGGGACTAAAAATCAAAATACCAAATGAAACAAGTAGAAATTATTTCTTAGATACACCAATAatactttttataaaaatctGTCCTAACCTCATGTACTCTGTATAAAGtgacaaatatttcaaagaaatgtacataaaagtgtcatttatatttacagtatatatatgtatgtgttatACATTACTTGAGGACAGTGTTTagaaaacaacaaatcatttgttttaaagGTTAAACAATAAACTTATATAAATAAGGTTCATGAAACCACTCTTGATTTCAGTACATATAAATTTACTTACGGTTTCTTCCCCACAGATGTAGGCCCCTGCGCCTCGATGTACAAAGACGTCAAAGTCATAACCAGAGCCACATGCATTCTTACCAATCAGTCCTGCAGCATAGGCCTGTAGTATTAAATCAGCACTATTAAGTGGagaatttaaaaagtaaataaaaaaaatagttttaccATTTCATCTTTTATAACAGAATGGTCTCCTTTTGCAGGATTTTCATCccaattctttgaaaaataatctATGATACTGACCAccacagtaaaacatgattacAGTGAATATGctcaatataatgaattcacacttataatgaagacattttcattccctgtagttttaaaacatatcttgaACTCACTGGCCATATCAAATTATATtcataacaaatcaaaattgttcgccCCTGCACTTTGATAttagtgtgttttactgtattcaattttttttttatcttccaATGCCACTGCCAGATATGATAACACTTATCAGACTTTACTTTAGATTAATCTGAAGTGGCTGTGCAGTTATCAGACTTAAGACTAGTCTGATGTGGCTGTGTGGTTATCAGACTTAAGACTAGTCTGATGTGGCTGTGTGGTTATCAGACTTAAGACTAGTCTGAAGTGGCTGTGCAGTTATCAGACTTAAGACTAGTCTGATGTGGCTGTGCGGTTATCATACTTAAGACTAGTCTGATGTGACAGCACAGTTATCAGACTTAAGACTACACTGATGTGGCTGTGCGGTTATCAGACTTAAGACTAGTTTGAAGTGGCTGTGCAGTTATCAGACTTAAGACTTAAGACTAGTCTGAAGTGGCTGTGCAGTTATCAGACTTAAAACTAATCTGATGTGGCTGTGCAGTTATCATACTTCAGACTACACTGATGTGGCTGTGTGGTTATCAGACTTAAGACTAGCCTGATGTGGCTGTGCGGTTATCATACTTAAGACTAGTCTGATGTGGCTGTGCAGTTATCAGACTTAAGACTAGTCTGAAGTGGCTGTGCAGTTATCATACTTAAGACTATACTGATGTGGCACTGCAGTAACATACCTCATTGATTGCCAGCTGCAGATTGGAGGCCTCATTGTAAAACTCCCCTCTGATGTAGATGTATGCTGTAATGAGAGATGACAGTCATGTACACATTACCAGTCAGTAGCGCTATTATGACATGCATTCAACAACACATCTGATTCACATTGGTAACATAATTATTTACAGATCAATTCAAAACCTCTCTGAATATTTGAACAGATCATGTGGTTTCATACTTCAGAAGAGAAATACATCTTAATAACAAAAGAGACTGAATGCCCAAACTCCTATCAACTGTTACCTGCAATTGCCCCCATGGCACGACCAGCTACTAAACATCCTTCTACCAACTTGTGAGGGTCATGTCTCATGATTTCTCTGTCCTTACAGGTACCTGGCTCTCCCTCATCAGCATTCACCACCAAGTACTTAGGCCTGTAGTTAAGTCATCAGAGATTTAGTAACTTATGTTAACAAAGATTAATATGTAAGTACTTTGGCCTATAGTTAAGTCATCAGAGATTTACTATGTTAACAAGATTAATATGTAAGTACTTTGGCCTATAGTTAAGTCATCAGAGATTTACTTATGTTAACAAGATTAATATGTAAGTACTTTGGCCTGTTTTTAAGTCATCAGAGATTTAGTTATGTTAACAAAGATTAATATGTTAAGTACTTAGGCCTGTAGTTAAGTTATCAGAGATTTACTACCGGTAACTTATGTCAACAAAGATTAATATGTTAAGTACTTAGGCCTGTAGTTAAGTCATCAGAGATTTAGTACCGGTAACTTATGTTAACAAATATTAATATGTAAGTACTTTGACCTGGTATGTTGAACTATAACCCCCTCCCAACCCAACCCGGATATCTCAAAATTTAATCACAGTCATCTAGACTTCGAGATACTAAGGTTTaactgtacatgtgtgtgtgtattctCTTGCAGACATTGCGAGGACATCCTCACATGACAGGTTTTATGAGAGTGAGAGTTCAGTGTTTAGTAATTAAATAGTCCGTGTTTCATGCATTGTACAACAATCAAAGAATATATAACTTCATGAAACTTCTAACATTGCAAAAAAgcatacaaaaataaacaagaggtactgtgagcaatgctcactaataccccccgcttaccccaatctcccaaagggtgttgttaataggtataaattacctctttcctgagtgtaaaaatatggtatgcctttgtagaagaaaatggaagatatagtccgaacacaaatccatggcataaacctataattttgaccttgagatcattctgaaaggtcataaagaggtcatgaatgtataTGACGCATAGTCTCATGTTGGTACACCCATGTCTTGTGGTATGACTTTGTCAAAACCCtgtaatcaattttgaccttgaggtcaaagttcaaggtcatatggaggtcatgaaggtacccgacacatcgtctcatggtgatacacccatgtgtcaaatatggtatgcctatgtcaaagaacaaagaagttatagccCGGACACGaattcattgtaaaaaacctttaatgttgaccttgaggtcaagggtcaaggtcatatagaggtcatgaaggtacttgacacattatctcatggtgatccacctgtgtgccaaatatggtatgcctatgtcaaaaaacaaaggagttatggcctggacacgaatctggagacagacagacggacggacagacagacagattcctatatacccccctgaacttcattcggggggtataataaataaatatacacatgtaaaagcATTATTAATCTTCCTCAAACAATATGTTTGGGTTAAAAAGTCATGAAAATAGGAAACTGAAGTAAATGACCTCTCACCTTCCATCACTGGGCTTGTTCATGAAGCCCCACTTCATTCCAGTGGGGAACCCTGCCCCACCCCGGCCCCTAAGTCCTGAGGCTGTGATCTCCTTTAAGATCCAGTCATGTCCCTTCAGGATGATCTCCTTGGTTTTGTACCAGTCTCCCTGAAAGAGCATCAAGAAAACTACTTAATTCTGGACACTGAATTTTATTCTCTGACCACTGAAGTTTCTCAGCAGTATAATCATCTTTATAATTTTCACACCTAGAATCTTGTACAAAGGCAGAAAGTCTGCACTATTCAAGGATAAAGAAATGATTTCAATCACTTGCTAACTGTGTAAATCTAATCCCTGTAAAGGAGTGTTTGTACATATACAACATGATTTCAGTAACTACCCTTGACAATTACAACATGATTTCAGTAGCTACCCTTAACATTTACAACATGATTTCAGTAGCTATCCTTGACATTTACAACATGATTTCAGTAACTACCCTTGACATTTACAACAGTATTTCAGTAACTACCCTTAACATTTACAACAGTATTTCAGTAACTACCCTTAACATTTACAACATGATTTCAGTAACTACCCTTGACATGGCTCCTTTGAGTTTCCAGTCATGTCGGCCGTACAAATTTGTGAAGATTCTGTCCTCGTCTTTCAATGGTCCATATGAACTCTACAAAAAGAGataaatgttaaatatgttACACCATCACAGGCATCTGAACAAAACTGTTGCCACAAGTGGGGGAGGTGGGGGGTTcatttgatgtaaaatactaACCCTTCCTGAAGCAGTTGACATGAAGACAACTCAGTACTtcaagttgcgagtaaaacggtcACATTTGCGATCAGAAATTgattttgcgactagagattataattaa contains:
- the LOC125683486 gene encoding NADH dehydrogenase [ubiquinone] flavoprotein 1, mitochondrial-like gives rise to the protein MASLSRVPLTLSCFSSIKNAPAQLAIVQKRCKSSYGPLKDEDRIFTNLYGRHDWKLKGAMSRGDWYKTKEIILKGHDWILKEITASGLRGRGGAGFPTGMKWGFMNKPSDGRPKYLVVNADEGEPGTCKDREIMRHDPHKLVEGCLVAGRAMGAIAAYIYIRGEFYNEASNLQLAINEAYAAGLIGKNACGSGYDFDVFVHRGAGAYICGEETSLIESLEGKAGKPRLKPPFPADVGVFGCPTTVANVETVAVAPVICRRGGEWFAGFGRERNRGTKLFNISGQVNNPVTVEEEMSITLKELIERHAGGVIGGWDNLLGVIPGGSSTPIIPKSVCTDVMMDFDALVQAQTALGTAAVIVMNKDADVIRCISRLIEFYKHESCGQCTPCREGVGWMAKIMKRFETGNFQEGEIEMLYEISKQIEGHTICALGDGAAWPVQGLIRHYRPELLERIEQYKQTQKKTATA